GATCATCGAGCCCATCCAGGGGGAGAACGGCGTCGTCGTCCCGCCCAAGGGATATCTCGAAGCGGCACGGGAGATCACCCGCGCCACCGGCACCCTGCTGGTGCTCGACGAGGTCCAGACGGGTGTCGGGCGGACCGGGCACTGGTTCGAGTACCAGGCCCACCAGAGTGTCGAGCCCGATGTCGTCACGCTCGCCAAGGGACTCGGCGGCGGTCTGCCGCTCGGCGCGACCCTGGCGTTCGGCCCGGCGGCCGACCTGCTCAAGCCCGGTCAGCACGGGACGACCTTCGGCGGCAACCCCGTCGCGTGCGCCGCCGGACTCGCCGTGCTGGACACGCTCGGCGCCGACGGCGCGCTCGACCGGGTGAAGCGGCTGGGGGAGCGGCTGCGGGAGGGAATCGAGGCGCTCGGACACCCGCTGGTCTCGCATGTCCGTGGCGCGGGGCTGCTGCTGGGTATCGTGCTCACCGGGTCCCTCGCGCCGCGGGTGCAGCAGGCGGCTCAGGATGCCGGTCTCCTGGTGAACGCGCCAGCTCCCGATGTCGTACGGCTCATGCCACCGCTGATCATCGGCGACGACGAGGTGGACACGTTCCTCCGGGCCCTGCCGGGCATCCTCGACACCGCACAGGGGACCGACGGGGACGGACGATCCGGGGAATGAGACGACGATGACCGAGGCGCAGGCACCCGAGCACAACGGGATCGACACGGACGGCGGGAACGGGACGAACGGCGCGGCCGAGCACATCGGCCCGTCCGTCCCGCAGACCCGCACCGCGCGGCACCGCCGGATCGTGGACATCCTCAACCGGCAGCCGGTCCGCAGCCAGAGCCAGCTCGCCAAGCTCCTCGCCGACGACGGTCTGAGCGTCACGCAGGCGACGCTCTCGCGCGATCTGGACGAGCTGGGCGCCGTGAAGATCCGCAACACCGGCGGCGAGCTGATCTACGCGGTCCCCAGCGAGGGTGGCTACCGCACCCCGCACGCCCCGCTGGGTGAGTCCGCGAAGGAGGAGCGCATGCGGCGGCTCTCCGGCGAACTGCTCATCTCCGCCGAGGCCTCCGCCAACCTCGTGGTGCTCCGTACGCCTCCGGGCGCCGCCCAGTTCCTCGCCTCGGCCATCGACCAGGCCGAACTCCGGCCGATCCTCGGCACCATCGCCGGCGACGACACGCTGCTGCTGATCAGCCGCGACCCGGTGGGCGGGCAGGCGCTCGCGGACCATCTGCTGCGGCTGGCCCAGAAGGACGGCTGACCGGGGGAGCCGATAGGTCTCAGGGCTCAGTAGTTCGTGATCGCCGTACGCCCCGACTCCGTGCCCACCGCGATGTGCGGTGAGCGCCCGGGGTCGGCCCACGTCAGGATGCGGCTCATCGCCTCGGCGGGCACGGAGACACAGCCGGCCGTCGCGCCCTTGCCGTTGACGTGCAGGAAGATCGCGGCGCCCCGGCCGCGCACGGGCCGGTCGTAGTTGAAGCCGATGACCAGCGCGTGCGCGTACTGGGTGCCGAAGTCCGTCAGCTTCTCGGCCTCACCGGCGCGGCAGTCGGCCGGCAGGCCCTCGACCCAGCGGTTGTAGGCGCGCGAGTCGTTGTCCTGGCACCACCAGGACCGGTCGGTCACCGGGCGGTACGGGTAACGGGTCCCCTTCGGCTCCGGCCGGATGCCGAACGCGTACGGCAGGTCGTAGAGCCCGGTCGGTGTGGTCGAGGTGCCCTGCCGGCGCTCGGTGCCCCGGACCAGCCCGCCGGAGCCGAACCGCGCGTCCGCCGACCCCGCCGCCACCCAGCGGTTCCCGCGCCGGTCCCACCAGGTGACGCGGCCCGTGGTCGCGCCGGTGGTCGCGGCCTCGGCGGTGATCAGCTGGCTGCCGCCGCCGGTGTCGGCCATCCGCTCGGGCAGCGGCACGGAGGCGTCGGCGGGCACGGGTCCCGCCGCGACCGTGGTGGCGACGGCGAGCAGGACGGAGCCGAGCGTGAGAAGGATGCGCATGCTCGGACCGTATGCCGGTACCGGGATGACGGCCTCTCAGGTCCTGCTCAGCTAGGCCGTACGGGGTTCAAGCGCCTCGGCGGAGATGTCCGTGCGTGCGGGAAGCGGTAGCGGCAGCGCGGGCAGGCCGTCCAGGCTCACTCCCACGTACTCCTTCTTCTCGCAGTACGCCGCGAACTCGTCGTCCGTCTTCCTGCCGAAGTGCTCCGCGTGCTGGGTGCGCTCCTCCCGGTAGTCCATGAAGGGCACGGCGAATCCGCAAGAGTCGCTGATCCGTATGGCGCTGACCAGGATGATCGCCCGCGCGCTCGGCCCGTCCGCGTCCGCGAACCGTGCGATGTACCGGCCCCAGCGCGGATCGTCCCGGAAGACCGGCTCGCCGCGCCCGTGCACCCTCAGGATCTTCGGCGGTCCGTTGAACGCGCACCACATCAGCGTGATCCGGCCGTTCTCACGCAGATGCGCGATGGTCTCGGCGCCGCTGCCGCCGAAGTCGAGATACGCGAGCGTCGACTCGTCCAGCACGACGAGGCTGCCCGAGCGCCCCTTGGGCGAGAGGTTGACATGACCGTCGTCGGCGCGTGGGGCCGTTGCGGTGAAGAAGAGGGGCTGTTCCTCGATGAAGGTACGAATGCGGCCATCGATCCGTTCGTAGTGCTTTCCCATGGCATCTATTGTCGGCGCCGAATATCGCGCGCGTCGAGACGTTTCCCAGCGACGGAACCGGACGGGACGGGACGCATGACCGAGAAGAAACCGGCACACGGGGTACGGATCCGGCGGGTCTACGACGCGGCGGAGCCTGACGACGGCACGCGGGTGCTCGTCGACCGCCTCTGGCCGCGCGGGCTCGCCAAGACCGACGCCGCGTTCGACGACTGGCTGAAAACGGCGGCCCCGTCCGCCGAGCTGCGGAAGTGGTACGGGCACGACCCGCAGAAGTACGCGGAATTCGCCGACCGCTACCGCGCCGAACTGGCCGAAGCCGGTTCGGCCAGTTCGGCCGCCCTTACGCGGCTCGTGGAGCTGGCCGCCGAAGGCACGCTCACCCTGCTCACGGCCACCAAGGACCTGGAGCACAGCCACCCCCGGGTGCTGGCGGCGGAGATCACGGAGAGCGACGGCTGAGGCGGGGAGCGTGTTCCGGCCGACCTGTTCGTGACCGCGTTGACAAAACATACGGCCCACTGCATAGTTATACCCATCAGCGTATGCATCGTAAGGAGAAGCCCGTGACCGAGCGCGTCGTACTCGCCTACTCGGGAGGCCTGGACACCTCCGTCGCCATCGGCTGGATCGCCGAGGAGACGGGCGCCGAGGTCATCGCCGTCGCCGTGGATGTCGGTCAGGGCGGCGAGGACCTGGACGTCATCCGTAAGCGCGCGCTCGCCTGCGGTGCCGTCGAGGCCGAGGTCGCCGACGCCAAGGACGAGTTCGCCGACGAGTACTGCCTCCCGGCGATCAAGGCCAACGCGCTCTACATGGACCGCTACCCGCTGGTCTCCGCGATCTCCCGGCCGGCGATCGTCAAGCACCTCGTCGCCGCCGCCAAGAAGCACGGCGCCGACACCGTCGCCCACGGCTGCACCGGCAAGGGCAACGACCAGGTCCGCTTCGAGGCCGGCATCGTCGCCCTCGCCCCCGAGCTGAAGTGCATCGCCCCGGTCCGCGACTACGCGATGACCCGTGACAAGGCGATCGCCTTCTGCGAGGAGAAGAACCTCCCGATCGCGACCACCAAGAAGTCCCCGTACTCCATCGACCAGAACGTCTTCGGACGGGCCGTCGAGACGGGCTTCCTGGAGGACATCTGGAACGGTCCGATCGAGGACATCTACGAGTACACCTCCAACCCGGCCGAGCACCGCGACGCCGACGAGGTCGTCATCTCCTTCAAGGAGGGCGTCCCGGTCGCCATCGACGGCAAGCCGGTCACGGTCCTCCAGGCGATCCAGCAGCTGAACGAGCGGGCGGGCGCCCAGGGCATCGGCCGGATCGACATGGTCGAGGACCGGCTCGTCGGCATCAAGTCCCGTGAGGTGTACGAGGCCCCGGGCGCGATCGCGCTGATCACCGCCCACCAGGAGCTGGAGAACGTCACCGTCGAGCGCGAGCTGGCCCGCTACAAGCGGCAGGTCGAGCAGCGGTGGGGCGAGATGGTCTACGACGGCCTGTGGTTCTCCCCGCTGAAGCGCGCCCTGGACGGCTTCATCAACGAGGCCAACCAGCACGTCACCGGCGACATCCGGATGACCATGCACGGCGGCCGTGCCGTCGTCACCGGCCGGCGCTCGGAGGAGTCGCTGTACGACTTCAACCTGGCGACGTACGACTCGGGCGACACCTTCGACCAGTCCAAGGCGCAGGGCTTCATCGAGCTGTTCGGCCTCTCGGCCAAGATCGCGGCGAAGCGCGACCAGGCCTGATCCGGCCCGTCCGGCGATCGAGGACCGGAGTCCGGGGCGGAGCCGCGGGTTTCGGGAAGGGGCGGGGTAGGGGACGGACTCCCTCACCCCGCCCATCAGTGTGACCGCACGCAAGGAGCAACCGAGCAGTGAGCAGCAGCAACACCGGTGATGTCCGGCTCTGGGGCGGGCGATTCGCCGACGGCCCCGCCGAGGCCCTGGCCAGACTGTCGGCGTCCGTGCACTTCGACTGGCGCCTCGCGCCGTACGACATCGCGGGCTCCCGCGCGCACGCCCGCGTTCTCAGCAAGGCCGGCCTCCTCACACAGGAGGAGCTGGACCGGATGCTCGCCGGGCTCGACCGCCTGGAGGCGTCCGTCGCCGACGGCTCCTTCACCGGCACGATCGCCGACGAGGACGTCCACACCGCCCTGGAACGCGGCCTCCTCGAACAGCTCGGCGCCGACCTCGGCGGCAAGCTGCGCGCCGGCCGGTCCCGCAACGACCAGGTCGCCACCCTCTTCAAGATGTATCTGCGCGACCACGCGCGGATCATCGGCGGCCTGATCGCCGAACTCCAGGACGCGCTCGTCTCACTCGCCGAGGCGCACCCGGACGTGGCCATGCCGGGCCGTACGCATCTCCAGCACGCCCAGCCGGTGCTCTTCGCCCACCATGTGCTGGCGCACGTGCAGTCCCTGTCGCGCGACGCGGAACGGCTGCGGCAGTGGGACGAGCGGACGGCGGTCTCGCCGTACGGCTCCGGCGCGCTGGCCGGCTCGTCGCTCGGTCTCGACCCGGAGGCGGTCGCCGCCGACCTCGGCTTCGAGCACGGTTCGGCCGCCAACTCGATCGACGGCACCGCCTCGCGGGACTTCGTCGCCGAGTTCGCCTTCATCACCGCGATGATCGGCGTGAACCTCTCGCGGATCGCCGAAGAGGTCATCATCTGGAACACGAAGGAGTTCTCCTTCGTCACGCTCCACGACGCGTTCTCCACGGGCTCGTCGATCATGCCGCAGAAGAAGAACCCGGACATCGCCGAGCTGGCGCGCGGCAAGTCGGGCCGGCTCATCGGCAATCTCACCGGGCTGCTGGCCACGCTCAAGGCGCTGCCCCTCGCGTACAACCGCGATCTCCAGGAGGACAAGGAGCCGGTCTTCGACTCCTGCGACCAACTGGAGGTCCTGCTCCCCGCGTTCACCGGCATGATGGCGACCCTCACGGTCAACCGGGAGCGGATGGCCGAGCTGGCCCCCGCCGGGTTCTCCCTCGCCACCGACATCGCCGAATGGCTGGTCAGGCAGGGTGTGCCGTTCCGCGTCGCGCACGAGGTCGCGGGCGAGTGCGTCAAGGTGTGCGAGAAGCAGGGGATCGAGCTGGACGAGCTGACGGACGACCAGTTCGCCGCGATCTCCGAGCATCTGACGCCGGAGGTCCGCACGGTCCTCAACGTCTCGGGCGCGCTGGCCTCCCGTGACGGGCGCGGTGGTACGGCGCCTTCGGCGGTCGCCGTCCAGCTCGCCGAGGTGAAGACGGATCTGGCGCTCCAGCACGCGTGGGCGACGGCGAAGAAGTAGCCGGAAAGAGAACGAAGACGGGAACGAGAACGCCGGGCGACCGCGGATGCGG
This window of the Streptomyces niveus genome carries:
- a CDS encoding acetylornithine transaminase, producing the protein MTDDSNQELTRRWRHVMADNYGTPPLSLVRGDGATVWDADGTAYTDFVAGIAVNALGHAHPAVVDAVSRQIASLGHVSNLYVAGPPVALAERLIDLADRPGRVFFCNSGAEANEAAFKIGRLTGRRHMVATDGGFHGRTMGALALTGQPGKREPFLPLPGDVTHVPYGDADALRAAVTEETALLIIEPIQGENGVVVPPKGYLEAAREITRATGTLLVLDEVQTGVGRTGHWFEYQAHQSVEPDVVTLAKGLGGGLPLGATLAFGPAADLLKPGQHGTTFGGNPVACAAGLAVLDTLGADGALDRVKRLGERLREGIEALGHPLVSHVRGAGLLLGIVLTGSLAPRVQQAAQDAGLLVNAPAPDVVRLMPPLIIGDDEVDTFLRALPGILDTAQGTDGDGRSGE
- a CDS encoding arginine repressor, which codes for MTEAQAPEHNGIDTDGGNGTNGAAEHIGPSVPQTRTARHRRIVDILNRQPVRSQSQLAKLLADDGLSVTQATLSRDLDELGAVKIRNTGGELIYAVPSEGGYRTPHAPLGESAKEERMRRLSGELLISAEASANLVVLRTPPGAAQFLASAIDQAELRPILGTIAGDDTLLLISRDPVGGQALADHLLRLAQKDG
- a CDS encoding L,D-transpeptidase family protein, whose translation is MRILLTLGSVLLAVATTVAAGPVPADASVPLPERMADTGGGSQLITAEAATTGATTGRVTWWDRRGNRWVAAGSADARFGSGGLVRGTERRQGTSTTPTGLYDLPYAFGIRPEPKGTRYPYRPVTDRSWWCQDNDSRAYNRWVEGLPADCRAGEAEKLTDFGTQYAHALVIGFNYDRPVRGRGAAIFLHVNGKGATAGCVSVPAEAMSRILTWADPGRSPHIAVGTESGRTAITNY
- a CDS encoding pyridoxamine 5'-phosphate oxidase family protein, with protein sequence MGKHYERIDGRIRTFIEEQPLFFTATAPRADDGHVNLSPKGRSGSLVVLDESTLAYLDFGGSGAETIAHLRENGRITLMWCAFNGPPKILRVHGRGEPVFRDDPRWGRYIARFADADGPSARAIILVSAIRISDSCGFAVPFMDYREERTQHAEHFGRKTDDEFAAYCEKKEYVGVSLDGLPALPLPLPARTDISAEALEPRTA
- a CDS encoding DUF488 domain-containing protein, which encodes MTEKKPAHGVRIRRVYDAAEPDDGTRVLVDRLWPRGLAKTDAAFDDWLKTAAPSAELRKWYGHDPQKYAEFADRYRAELAEAGSASSAALTRLVELAAEGTLTLLTATKDLEHSHPRVLAAEITESDG
- a CDS encoding argininosuccinate synthase; the encoded protein is MTERVVLAYSGGLDTSVAIGWIAEETGAEVIAVAVDVGQGGEDLDVIRKRALACGAVEAEVADAKDEFADEYCLPAIKANALYMDRYPLVSAISRPAIVKHLVAAAKKHGADTVAHGCTGKGNDQVRFEAGIVALAPELKCIAPVRDYAMTRDKAIAFCEEKNLPIATTKKSPYSIDQNVFGRAVETGFLEDIWNGPIEDIYEYTSNPAEHRDADEVVISFKEGVPVAIDGKPVTVLQAIQQLNERAGAQGIGRIDMVEDRLVGIKSREVYEAPGAIALITAHQELENVTVERELARYKRQVEQRWGEMVYDGLWFSPLKRALDGFINEANQHVTGDIRMTMHGGRAVVTGRRSEESLYDFNLATYDSGDTFDQSKAQGFIELFGLSAKIAAKRDQA
- the argH gene encoding argininosuccinate lyase encodes the protein MSSSNTGDVRLWGGRFADGPAEALARLSASVHFDWRLAPYDIAGSRAHARVLSKAGLLTQEELDRMLAGLDRLEASVADGSFTGTIADEDVHTALERGLLEQLGADLGGKLRAGRSRNDQVATLFKMYLRDHARIIGGLIAELQDALVSLAEAHPDVAMPGRTHLQHAQPVLFAHHVLAHVQSLSRDAERLRQWDERTAVSPYGSGALAGSSLGLDPEAVAADLGFEHGSAANSIDGTASRDFVAEFAFITAMIGVNLSRIAEEVIIWNTKEFSFVTLHDAFSTGSSIMPQKKNPDIAELARGKSGRLIGNLTGLLATLKALPLAYNRDLQEDKEPVFDSCDQLEVLLPAFTGMMATLTVNRERMAELAPAGFSLATDIAEWLVRQGVPFRVAHEVAGECVKVCEKQGIELDELTDDQFAAISEHLTPEVRTVLNVSGALASRDGRGGTAPSAVAVQLAEVKTDLALQHAWATAKK